One Trichoplusia ni isolate ovarian cell line Hi5 chromosome 6, tn1, whole genome shotgun sequence DNA segment encodes these proteins:
- the LOC113495194 gene encoding uncharacterized protein LOC113495194, translating into MAYPIKFLSLQKSELEYEVAVRGETPANTVADLRRQIWSLPKQVLLATALVEAQTRSGSTQLLRVLLDQGSQASFIAESAVQLLGLKKTPVKTVISGIGGEKSAFASKYAVTVTIHSRLDPSFSIQVHAFVLGSITSILPSKKLEVFSWPELTQITLADPDFHTPSKIDILLGAEIYGQVLREGLIKSSPNAPIAQNTVLGWILSGQISTSDDPIHCHHVIHSNSDQTDDNAVLRQFWEIESVIPDQKILSDEEQRCENIFAQTTHRDKEGRYVVNLPFRDQDPQCQYGSSRDLAIRRFHLLENKFKRNPEIKARYSEVFQEYIDLGHMEPVPSDELNNISAVYLPHHAVVREDKTTTKVRIVFDASMKGLNGVSLNDDLMVGPRLQPPLRHIIMRWRMHPISLCADIVKMYRQVKVSSEHAEFQRVVWRDDPESVIKEYKLVRVTFGTATAPYLAVKSLQQVAIDEGGSYPDVSEIIKNDFYVDDLMTGCQTVDQGLHLHERLTEVLTKGQFPLQKWVSSCNELNERIQSHAERTKQEEEQERDIKLDSVVKILGISWDRQSDECKYSVQLPPQQFPVTKRRVISDIARLFDPLGWVAPCIIISKIFIQKLWLSGLDWDAELTPDLLSEWETYRASLVETNKISIPRWINTKADDSLMELHGFCDASIAAYAAVVYVRTIDAEGKIHVNLITARTKVAPVKQQSVPRLELMGAVLLSELIIEVARVMKISPPHIRAWTDSSIVLAWLSKHPSHWTTFVGNRVSTILSRIDNSHWAHVQSTHNPADLASRGLTPQELACSSLWSQGPPWLHEETIEYSRPKSIVTNTEKRTIKVHVATETQQEVPVWTKYSTLQRLVRVIAYCRRVLRWKDQGGQRHDKYLTPEEIQDATKTCIRHVQRQEFDEEMKDIRMKGSVKPKSKLRCLCPVIDDEGILRVKGRIQNANLDEAVKHPIILPSNRHFTDLVIDEAHKMTLHGGPTLMLSHLRTKYWILSAKNKVKAYVRKCVKCKRYSASTQTPFMGQLPKSRVTPARPFYHTGVDFAGPINLRTSKGRGHQYKGYICVFVCMATKAIHLEVISDLTAHGFIAGFKRFVARRGFVADIWSDNGTNFVGASRELRHLVAAEKSSVAAEIREWLGNNSTSWHFIPPHSPNFGGLWEAGVKSTKFHLKRVIGNSTLTYEEMSTLLSQVEACLNSRPLSMLSDNSSDPTPLTPGHFLIGEPLIAVPERNYEHSNISNLRRWQVAQRMLQDFWRRWSAEYLVQLLQRYKWTKHIPEPNIGDVVLIKEDNLPPARWLLGKVVDRHPGLDKVTRVVTLRCNGSLIKRPTSKLCILPVAK; encoded by the coding sequence gGTCTTTACCTAAACAAGTTTTGTTAGCTACTGCTCTTGTCGAAGCACAGACAAGAAGTGGCTCTACTCAACTGCTGAGAGTGCTATTAGATCAAGGATCTCAGGCATCATTCATAGCAGAATCAGCAGTGCAGCTTCTAGGACTAAAAAAGACTCCAGTGAAGACGGTAATATCAGGAATAGGCGGCGAGAAGAGCGCGTTTGCCTCTAAGTATGCAGTCACAGTGACTATTCACTCACGCCTAGACCCTAGTTTTAGTATCCAAGTGCATGCTTTTGTTTTAGGCAGCATAACATCGATTTTACCATCTAAAAAATTAGAGGTGTTCAGTTGGCCGGAGCTGACACAGATTACATTAGCGGATCCAGATTTTCACACACCAAGTAAGATAGACATCTTACTAGGTGCTGAAATATATGGCCAAGTTCTGAGAGAAGGTTTAATTAAGAGTTCCCCAAACGCACCTATCGCTCAGAATACTGTACTTGGTTGGATCCTCTCTGGACAAATCTCAACAAGTGATGACCCTATTCATTGTCATCATGTCATTCACAGCAACTCAGATCAGACTGATGACAACGCAGTTTTGCGACAGTTTTGGGAAATAGAGTCTGTCATACCTGATCAGAAAATACTTTCTGATGAGGAGCAACGTTGTGAGAACATTTTTGCTCAAACTACTCACCGTGATAAAGAGGGTCGGTATGTAGTTAATCTTCCCTTCCGCGATCAAGATCCGCAATGTCAATACGGAAGTTCCAGAGATCTCGCAATAAGAAGATTCCATCTGCTTGAAAATAAGTTCAAGAGAAATCCAGAAATCAAAGCTCGATATTCTGAAGTCTTTCAAGAGTACATCGACCTTGGTCACATGGAGCCTGTACCTAGTGATGAGCTTAACAATATTTCAGCTGTTTATTTACCGCATCACGCCGTGGTACGTGAAGACAAAACAACAACCAAGGTTCGAATAGTGTTCGACGCTTCAATGAAAGGTCTAAATGGAGTGTCACTTAACGATGACCTCATGGTAGGCCCAAGGTTACAACCGCCGTTACGTCATATCATTATGAGATGGAGAATGCATCCCATAAGTCTCTGTGCTGACATTGTAAAAATGTACAGACAGGTGAAGGTCTCTTCTGAACATGCGGAATTTCAGAGAGTAGTGTGGCGTGATGATCCGGAATCTGTAATAAAGGAATATAAATTAGTAAGAGTTACCTTTGGTACAGCAACAGCTCCTTACCTTGCAGTGAAATCATTGCAGCAAGTAGCAATCGACGAAGGTGGAAGTTACCCTGACGtatctgaaattataaaaaatgacttttacgTCGATGATTTAATGACAGGTTGTCAGACAGTTGATCAAGGATTACATCTACATGAAAGATTAACAGAAGTACTCACCAAAGGTCAATTTCCACTACAGAAATGGGTAAGCAGTTGCAATGAATTGAACGAGAGAATTCAAAGTCATGCTGAAAGGACAAAGCAGGAGGAAGAGCAGGAAAGGGATATCAAGCTGGACTCGGTGGTGAAAATTTTAGGAATTTCATGGGATCGTCAGAGTGATGAATGTAAATATTCAGTGCAACTTCCTCCACAGCAGTTTCCAGTTACCAAAAGAAGAGTAATCTCCGACATCGCCCGGCTATTCGATCCTCTTGGATGGGTCGCACCCTGCATCATTATCTCGAAGATCTTCATCCAAAAGCTCTGGCTTTCTGGTCTAGACTGGGATGCAGAATTAACTCCAGATCTTCTTAGTGAATGGGAAACTTACCGTGCAAGCCTTGTAGAGACGAATAAGATCAGCATTCCTAGATGGATTAATACGAAAGCCGACGACTCATTGATGGAGTTACATGGATTTTGCGACGCGTCAATTGCCGCTTATGCTGCTGTAGTGTATGTCAGAACCATTGATGCCGAAGGAAAAattcatgttaatttaattactgctcGAACTAAAGTTGCACCGGTTAAGCAGCAGTCAGTTCCGCGTTTGGAGTTAATGGGAGCAGTCTTACTCTCTGAACTTATTATTGAAGTCGCTAGGGTGATGAAGATATCACCTCCTCATATACGCGCTTGGACTGATTCATCAATCGTGTTAGCATGGCTCAGTAAACATCCAAGTCATTGGACTACTTTCGTTGGAAACCGAGTCTCCACGATTCTTTCTCGCATTGACAACTCACATTGGGCGCATGTCCAATCAACGCATAATCCTGCAGATCTTGCATCCAGAGGTTTGACACCACAGGAACTTGCATGTAGCTCACTGTGGAGTCAAGGACCACCGTGGCTTCATGAAGAGACAATTGAATACTCAAGACCAAAGTCAATTGTCACTAACACGGAGAAACGAACAATCAAGGTGCACGTCGCGACTGAAACTCAACAGGAAGTTCCTGTATGGACAAAGTATTCCACTCTCCAAAGGTTAGTGCGGGTGATAGCATATTGTAGAAGAGTCTTGAGATGGAAGGATCAAGGTGGCCAAAGACATGACAAGTATTTAACTCCTGAAGAAATACAAGACGcaacaaaaacatgtataaGACATGTTCAGAGGCAAGAGTTTGATGAAGAAATGAAGGATATTAGAATGAAAGGAAGCGTGAAACCTAAAAGCAAACTGAGATGTCTCTGTCCAGTTATTGATGATGAAGGTATTCTTCGTGTTAAAGGACGTATTCAAAATGCCAATTTGGATGAGGCTGTCAAACACCCCATCATCTTGCCATCTAACAGACATTTCACCGATTTAGTCATTGATGAAGCCCATAAAATGACTTTGCATGGAGGACCAACACTAATGCTGAGTCATTTGCGTACAAAGTATTGGATACTGTCAGCCAAGAATAAGGTTAAGGCTTATGTCCGCAAATGTGTTAAGTGTAAGCGGTACTCGGCATCTACTCAAACCCCGTTTATGGGTCAATTGCCGAAAAGTCGAGTCACTCCCGCTAGACCGTTCTACCATACAGGTGTAGATTTTGCTGGCCCCATCAACCTTAGAACATCAAAGGGTCGAGGTCATCAATACAAGGGTTACATTTGCGTATTTGTATGCATGGCAACCAAGGCCATTCATTTAGAAGTCATTAGTGACTTGACAGCTCACGGCTTCATAGCCGGCTTCAAACGATTTGTGGCTCGTCGCGGTTTTGTCGCAGACATTTGGAGCGACAACGGTACGAATTTCGTTGGTGCTTCCCGGGAGCTTAGACATTTAGTTGCAGCGGAGAAGTCGTCCGTAGCTGCAGAAATTAGAGAGTGGTTGGGCAATAACAGCACCTCCTGGCACTTTATTCCACCTCATTCCCCGAATTTTGGTGGTTTGTGGGAAGCCGGTGTGAAGTCAACGAAGTTCCACCTTAAACGCGTGATAGGTAATTCAACACTTACTTACGAAGAAATGTCTACACTGTTGTCTCAAGTAGAAGCTTGCCTCAATTCCAGGCCGTTATCAATGTTGTCTGACAATTCCTCAGATCCTACGCCTTTAACACCTGGTCATTTTCTGATTGGTGAGCCTCTGATAGCGGTTCCTGAACGGAATTATGAACACTCAAACATCAGTAACCTGAGACGTTGGCAGGTTGCTCAACGCATGTTGCAAGATTTTTGGAGACGGTGGTCTGCTGAGTACTTGGTTCAGTTGTTACAGCGTTATAAATGGACAAAACATATTCCAGAACCCAATATTGGAGATGTAGTTTTGATCAAGGAGGATAATTTGCCTCCTGCCCGTTGGCTTTTAGGTAAGGTTGTAGACAGACACCCTGGTTTGGACAAGGTTACAAGAGTAGTAACTCTCAGGTGTAACGGATCACTTATTAAAAGACCtacatcaaaattatgtatCTTGCCTGTCGCTAAATGA